The following proteins come from a genomic window of Kocuria palustris:
- a CDS encoding NAD(P)-dependent oxidoreductase, with the protein MSQPRIHMLPVDDDGFRQAIVDGGGRLVQDPAEAEAVVVPYGADPQDLVAAVEHEGIRWVQLPSAGIEAFAESMRRRPDIAWTSAKGAYANPVGEHALALTLALLRELPRRVVARSWAPRSGRSLHGMRAVVVGAGGTGRRIMNLLHVFDVEVTAVRRRPEAVAEADRTVGVHDLPEILPFQDVVIVAAALTEDTHHLIGRAELESMRTDAILVNIARGGLIDTEALVAALEREQIAGAALDVTDPEPLPDGHPLWEQQRCLITPHTADTMEMIRPLIFARIERNLRAFAADDELEGVVDPQAGY; encoded by the coding sequence GTGTCCCAGCCCCGCATCCACATGCTGCCCGTCGACGATGACGGCTTCCGACAGGCCATCGTCGACGGCGGAGGCCGCCTCGTGCAGGACCCGGCGGAGGCGGAGGCCGTCGTCGTCCCGTACGGGGCCGATCCGCAGGACCTGGTGGCCGCCGTCGAGCACGAGGGGATCCGGTGGGTCCAGCTGCCCTCGGCGGGCATCGAGGCCTTCGCGGAATCCATGCGCCGTCGCCCGGACATCGCCTGGACCTCGGCCAAGGGCGCCTACGCGAATCCTGTCGGCGAGCACGCGCTGGCACTGACCCTGGCCCTGCTGCGCGAGCTGCCGCGCAGGGTCGTGGCACGCAGCTGGGCCCCGCGCTCGGGGCGGTCGCTGCACGGCATGCGAGCCGTCGTGGTGGGCGCAGGCGGGACCGGGCGGCGGATCATGAACCTGCTGCACGTGTTCGACGTCGAGGTCACCGCCGTGCGCCGCCGACCCGAGGCCGTCGCGGAGGCCGATCGCACCGTGGGAGTGCACGACCTGCCGGAGATCCTCCCGTTCCAGGACGTCGTGATCGTGGCCGCCGCCCTGACCGAGGACACGCACCATCTGATCGGGCGGGCCGAGCTGGAGTCCATGCGCACCGATGCGATCCTGGTGAACATCGCCCGCGGCGGCCTGATCGACACCGAGGCCCTGGTCGCAGCCCTGGAGCGCGAGCAGATCGCCGGGGCCGCGCTCGACGTCACCGACCCCGAGCCGCTGCCCGATGGCCATCCCCTCTGGGAGCAGCAGCGGTGCCTGATCACCCCGCACACCGCGGACACCATGGAGATGATCCGCCCGCTGATCTTCGCTCGCATCGAGCGCAACCTGCGGGCCTTCGCCGCCGACGACGAGCTCGAGGGCGTGGTCGATCCGCAGGCCGGCTACTGA
- a CDS encoding GTP-binding protein: MTARVPVIALTGHLGAGKTSLLNHLLRAPGARLGVIVNDFGELNVDAALVSGQVIDAVAHFQTVDTRETPPNRFAAATLVVIGKADLLDEQQLGAVVARICERVRARNPDVPIVRAVRGGIDPALVFDTAADDDPVDPLPLARLLREQSAAHHDHEHARAVSVPLEGPVPPGALADLLEEPPQGAHRL; encoded by the coding sequence GTGACCGCCCGCGTCCCCGTGATCGCCCTGACCGGCCACCTGGGCGCCGGGAAGACGAGCCTGCTCAACCACCTGCTGCGCGCGCCCGGCGCGCGGCTGGGTGTGATAGTCAACGACTTCGGTGAGCTCAACGTGGATGCCGCCCTGGTCTCCGGGCAGGTGATCGACGCCGTGGCCCACTTCCAGACCGTGGACACCCGCGAGACCCCACCGAACCGCTTTGCGGCGGCCACGCTGGTGGTGATCGGCAAGGCGGATCTGCTCGACGAGCAGCAGCTCGGGGCTGTCGTCGCCCGCATCTGCGAGCGCGTCCGCGCGCGCAATCCCGACGTGCCGATCGTGCGGGCCGTTCGCGGCGGCATCGACCCGGCCCTGGTCTTCGACACCGCAGCCGACGACGACCCCGTCGATCCGCTGCCCCTGGCTCGGCTGCTGCGGGAGCAGTCCGCCGCGCACCACGACCACGAGCACGCTCGGGCGGTATCGGTGCCGCTCGAGGGCCCGGTGCCCCCCGGCGCGCTGGCCGATCTGCTCGAGGAGCCGCCGCAGGGCGCCCACCGGCTCTAG
- a CDS encoding alanine/glycine:cation symporter family protein, which yields MEQFITAANGILWSLPVSFGILALGLYFTIRMLFPQVRLLRDMVGQLIHGGSSSAGISSFQAFAMALGGRVGVGNIAGVATALFLGGPGAMFWMWVTAILGAPVAVAESSLAQLYKHKVRGEFRGGPAFYILEGLGRNWRWLAVAYAAATVFATVITGPQIQANAVTAATTEAWGWSPLLVGLGMAALFCLIVFGGMHRLARTVGLVVPFMAGAYIVVGLIIMVMMWTQLPAMFGLIFSSAFGADAVYGGLLGAAVAWGVRRAVYSTEIGTGSGAQASAAAHVSHPAKQGLAQAFSAYVDTLFVCTMTGLMILATNSFNVLGPDEESLLTENVPGVEEGPAWVQLAIDSGLPAFGPSFVAIAVFLFSFTTLLSFSFYAETNLAYLIPNTKAQGICIGIARALLAASMVFGSVQTSSFVWSMADFGLGLYTWVNLLALVLLSPTAIRLMKDYDRQRRAGGEIVLDPKAIGVDNAPIWEQIHAAYERTGDVGAAMDHVADTAPDTRAVAVVRPRN from the coding sequence ATGGAACAGTTCATCACCGCCGCGAACGGGATCCTGTGGAGCCTTCCGGTCTCCTTCGGCATCCTCGCCCTCGGTCTGTACTTCACGATCCGCATGCTCTTCCCGCAGGTGCGCCTGCTCCGGGACATGGTCGGCCAGCTCATCCACGGCGGGTCGTCGTCGGCGGGGATCAGCTCGTTCCAAGCCTTCGCCATGGCGCTCGGCGGCCGTGTGGGCGTCGGCAACATCGCCGGCGTCGCGACGGCCCTGTTCCTGGGTGGGCCCGGCGCCATGTTCTGGATGTGGGTCACCGCCATCCTCGGCGCCCCGGTGGCGGTCGCGGAGAGCTCGCTGGCCCAGCTCTACAAGCACAAGGTGCGCGGGGAGTTCCGGGGCGGGCCGGCCTTCTACATCCTGGAGGGCCTGGGCCGGAACTGGCGCTGGCTGGCGGTGGCCTACGCCGCGGCCACCGTGTTCGCCACGGTGATCACCGGTCCGCAGATCCAGGCCAACGCCGTCACCGCGGCCACCACGGAGGCCTGGGGCTGGAGCCCGCTGCTGGTCGGCCTGGGGATGGCCGCCCTGTTCTGCCTCATCGTGTTCGGCGGCATGCACCGTCTGGCGCGCACCGTGGGGCTCGTGGTGCCGTTCATGGCCGGGGCGTACATCGTCGTCGGGCTGATCATCATGGTCATGATGTGGACTCAGCTGCCGGCCATGTTCGGGCTGATCTTCTCCAGCGCCTTCGGCGCCGACGCCGTCTACGGGGGCCTGCTCGGCGCGGCCGTGGCCTGGGGCGTGCGTCGGGCGGTGTACTCCACCGAGATCGGCACCGGTTCCGGCGCCCAGGCCTCGGCCGCCGCCCATGTCTCCCACCCCGCCAAGCAGGGGCTCGCCCAGGCCTTCTCCGCCTACGTGGACACGCTGTTCGTGTGCACCATGACGGGTCTGATGATCTTGGCCACCAACAGCTTCAACGTGCTGGGCCCGGACGAGGAGTCGCTGCTCACCGAGAACGTGCCGGGCGTGGAGGAGGGCCCCGCCTGGGTGCAGCTCGCGATCGACTCCGGACTGCCTGCTTTCGGGCCGTCGTTCGTGGCGATCGCCGTGTTCCTGTTCTCCTTCACCACGCTGCTGTCCTTCTCCTTCTACGCGGAGACGAACTTGGCCTACCTCATCCCGAACACGAAGGCGCAGGGGATCTGCATCGGGATCGCGCGCGCGCTGCTCGCCGCGTCCATGGTCTTCGGCTCGGTGCAGACCTCGTCGTTCGTTTGGTCCATGGCGGACTTCGGCCTGGGCCTGTACACGTGGGTGAACCTCCTGGCGCTGGTCCTGCTCAGCCCCACGGCCATCCGCCTGATGAAGGACTACGACCGGCAGCGCCGAGCCGGCGGAGAGATCGTGCTGGACCCCAAGGCGATCGGGGTGGACAACGCCCCGATCTGGGAGCAGATCCACGCCGCCTACGAGCGCACCGGCGATGTCGGTGCCGCCATGGATCATGTCGCAGACACCGCCCCGGACACCCGCGCCGTCGCGGTGGTGCGTCCGCGCAACTGA
- a CDS encoding amidohydrolase, with protein MQLDLLIDNASVVTGDPARPSATRLGVWRGLVVGIDEQLDGLAARERLDAGGRTIVAGFNDVHTHSVWFGQSRLDVDLEHARTAQQVYGLIRDRAAQLAPGAWVTCAGFDPGHLDGPQPDRDGLDAAAAGRPVLIRHNTGHSLTVSGAALAMAGIGETVRRQPEGGRIVTDEAGRPTGLLEETAMPLVTGLLQPESHEHIGRCLERASQEYAAEGITSVTDAGIAGGWIGHSPLEFGAYQRAREAGLLRTRFQTMVTLDGLKAIDGHPDDGTHTTLGAGIRTGVGDEWLQIGPAKVFTDGAMLGMTAAMSEDYCFAGHGRGYLQQDPGEMRRAALSAAAGGWALAMHAIGDAALDFALDVIAEAREQFGAPVMPHRVEHGGVVRDEQVVRMAELDVVMATQPNYISAFGESVRERIGDERVDLSYPAGRLLRAGLVLPGSSDRPVAGGRPLDVIRDFVLRRTEAGQDYGPESERLTVEEALHAYTAGSAEATGWGGYKGQLVSGQFADFVVLSDDPRAVPTHVIAEIEVVATVVGGRFVHGGL; from the coding sequence ATGCAGCTTGACCTGCTGATCGACAACGCCTCCGTCGTCACCGGCGACCCCGCCCGGCCGTCGGCCACGCGACTGGGCGTGTGGCGGGGGCTCGTGGTGGGGATCGATGAGCAGCTGGACGGACTCGCCGCCCGGGAGCGCCTGGATGCCGGCGGGCGCACGATCGTCGCCGGGTTCAACGATGTCCACACCCACAGCGTGTGGTTCGGGCAGTCCCGCCTGGACGTCGATCTGGAGCACGCGCGGACCGCCCAGCAGGTCTACGGACTGATCCGCGACCGCGCCGCGCAGCTGGCTCCCGGGGCATGGGTCACCTGCGCGGGCTTCGACCCCGGTCACCTCGACGGTCCCCAGCCCGATCGCGACGGCCTGGATGCTGCCGCCGCCGGGCGTCCTGTGCTGATCCGGCACAACACGGGTCATTCGCTCACGGTCTCCGGGGCGGCGCTGGCCATGGCGGGCATCGGCGAGACCGTTCGTCGGCAGCCCGAGGGCGGGCGGATCGTCACGGACGAGGCCGGGCGGCCCACCGGCCTGCTCGAGGAGACCGCCATGCCCCTGGTCACGGGGCTTCTGCAGCCGGAGTCCCACGAGCACATCGGGCGCTGCCTGGAGCGCGCCTCCCAGGAGTACGCCGCCGAGGGCATCACCTCGGTGACCGATGCCGGGATCGCCGGCGGCTGGATCGGGCACAGCCCGCTCGAGTTCGGGGCGTATCAGCGGGCACGGGAGGCCGGGCTGCTGCGCACCCGGTTCCAGACCATGGTCACCCTGGACGGGCTGAAGGCGATCGACGGCCACCCCGACGACGGCACCCACACCACTCTCGGCGCGGGCATCCGCACGGGAGTCGGTGACGAGTGGCTGCAGATCGGACCGGCGAAGGTCTTCACTGATGGGGCCATGCTGGGGATGACCGCGGCCATGTCGGAGGACTACTGCTTCGCCGGACACGGGCGCGGCTACCTGCAGCAGGATCCCGGCGAGATGCGCCGCGCCGCTCTCTCCGCAGCGGCGGGCGGGTGGGCGCTGGCCATGCACGCGATCGGCGACGCCGCTCTGGACTTCGCCCTCGACGTGATCGCCGAGGCCCGGGAGCAGTTCGGGGCACCCGTGATGCCGCACCGGGTGGAGCACGGCGGCGTGGTGCGCGATGAGCAGGTGGTCCGGATGGCCGAGCTCGACGTCGTGATGGCCACCCAGCCGAACTACATCAGCGCCTTCGGCGAATCGGTGCGCGAGAGGATCGGCGACGAGCGCGTGGACCTGTCCTATCCGGCCGGACGCCTGCTGCGCGCCGGGCTCGTGCTGCCCGGCAGCTCGGACCGGCCCGTGGCCGGGGGGCGCCCGCTGGACGTGATCCGGGACTTTGTGCTGCGTCGCACCGAGGCGGGACAGGATTACGGGCCCGAGTCCGAGCGGCTCACGGTCGAGGAGGCGCTGCACGCCTACACGGCGGGCTCGGCCGAGGCCACGGGCTGGGGCGGGTACAAGGGGCAGCTGGTCTCGGGTCAGTTTGCGGATTTCGTGGTCCTCAGCGACGACCCCCGCGCGGTGCCGACTCATGTGATCGCCGAGATCGAGGTCGTGGCCACCGTCGTGGGAGGGCGGTTCGTGCACGGCGGGCTGTAA
- a CDS encoding TrmB family transcriptional regulator, translating to MSQPVFGDTEIQALRAIGLTEWESKAYLALLDEAPATGYGVAKRSGVARARIYEVLDSLVTRGAARVSNGKPQKFAPTAPEEFLKVQRRQTEESLSRADEVLRNFGARDESDSVIWDLQGRGDILLRAQDVISRASTRLLCEIWEAEADRLYEGLEDAASRGVTIIVVAYGTVDFPFATVFPHPGTDEVTHGLGSRWLVVSADDREVVAGSVSGGAESRAAWTRHTGLVVPITELVRHDLYKLEMLNAHGDILEETFGPALATLRAKYGPLA from the coding sequence GTGAGCCAGCCGGTGTTCGGCGATACCGAGATCCAAGCACTACGCGCAATCGGGCTCACAGAGTGGGAATCTAAGGCGTACTTAGCGCTTCTCGATGAGGCCCCCGCCACTGGGTATGGGGTCGCCAAGCGATCAGGAGTGGCACGCGCTCGCATCTATGAGGTTCTCGATTCTCTCGTAACCAGAGGGGCAGCACGAGTCTCGAATGGAAAGCCGCAGAAGTTTGCGCCTACGGCCCCAGAAGAATTCCTGAAGGTTCAGCGTCGACAAACGGAGGAATCGCTTTCTCGCGCTGATGAAGTCCTTCGCAATTTCGGAGCTCGAGACGAGAGCGACAGCGTCATCTGGGATCTGCAGGGGCGCGGCGACATCCTCCTCCGTGCTCAGGACGTCATCAGTCGCGCATCAACTAGGCTCCTGTGCGAGATCTGGGAAGCCGAAGCCGATCGCTTGTATGAGGGTCTTGAGGACGCGGCCAGTCGTGGAGTCACGATCATCGTCGTCGCATATGGCACTGTCGATTTTCCATTTGCCACAGTCTTTCCGCACCCGGGAACAGACGAGGTCACCCACGGACTCGGCAGCCGCTGGTTGGTAGTCTCAGCCGATGACCGTGAGGTCGTGGCTGGAAGTGTGTCCGGCGGCGCTGAATCCCGAGCCGCCTGGACCAGGCATACCGGTCTGGTCGTGCCGATCACCGAGCTCGTGCGTCATGATCTCTATAAGTTGGAGATGCTCAATGCACATGGCGACATCCTGGAGGAGACCTTCGGCCCTGCCCTGGCGACACTGAGAGCGAAGTACGGACCTCTCGCATAA
- a CDS encoding Dabb family protein encodes MSGSQLTHVVAFTLNPDVSRDDPRAQVAAAITGGHPATIPEIATWACGWDTSRRPDSADFLVVSTFDTAGDYDIFQVHPDHQRGKNAWKQIATWTVADILPGVSERP; translated from the coding sequence TTGAGCGGGAGCCAACTGACGCACGTCGTTGCGTTCACATTGAATCCGGACGTCTCCCGCGACGATCCCCGGGCTCAAGTAGCTGCCGCGATCACCGGCGGCCACCCGGCAACCATCCCGGAGATCGCCACTTGGGCGTGCGGGTGGGACACCAGCCGCAGGCCTGACTCTGCCGACTTCCTCGTCGTGAGCACGTTCGACACTGCTGGTGATTACGACATCTTCCAGGTTCATCCCGATCACCAGCGGGGCAAGAACGCGTGGAAGCAGATCGCGACGTGGACCGTGGCCGACATTCTCCCAGGCGTTAGCGAACGACCATGA
- a CDS encoding DMT family transporter yields the protein MRSDSTLLHISAVAGAALLWSTSFAVTKVVLPYVGELTLGAIRFLAAAILLIISCLLVRAHLRAPWRAHAAVAGAGLVGITIYFALENYGVALATATDAVLIVASYPVMTMLAEAIFHRRRPAPINVVGALVAFVGVVLVTIDEPAQETPHRPWGILFLFLGGVAWTAYNMISTRRPVNVSPSQRLGVLPTTGLQNLWGGIGFCLLVPLLPEGTTTNLNAPAIWLIAYLAVGCSALAFLLYTFGLTALKPSQAVAVLNLVPVFGVVWAVVIAGEEITVLKTVGAITVIIGVAMNARSSPTRTGKQRPQISTPPSRKDFQP from the coding sequence ATGAGAAGCGACTCGACACTGCTCCATATCAGCGCCGTGGCGGGTGCCGCTCTCTTATGGAGCACCTCGTTTGCGGTGACGAAGGTCGTGCTTCCCTACGTGGGAGAGCTGACACTCGGCGCGATCAGGTTCCTGGCTGCCGCAATACTGCTGATCATCAGCTGCCTTCTTGTCCGGGCACACCTGCGCGCGCCTTGGCGAGCCCACGCGGCCGTCGCAGGCGCGGGACTGGTCGGCATCACGATCTACTTTGCCCTCGAGAACTATGGGGTCGCCCTGGCAACAGCCACTGACGCCGTCCTGATCGTGGCTTCCTATCCTGTCATGACGATGCTCGCCGAAGCCATCTTCCACCGCCGCAGGCCGGCCCCGATCAACGTCGTCGGAGCCCTCGTCGCGTTCGTCGGCGTCGTGCTCGTTACCATCGACGAGCCCGCCCAGGAAACACCCCACCGTCCTTGGGGGATCCTCTTCCTCTTCCTCGGCGGAGTCGCATGGACCGCCTACAACATGATCTCGACCCGGAGGCCGGTCAACGTATCGCCGAGCCAACGTCTCGGCGTGCTTCCCACGACGGGCTTGCAGAACCTCTGGGGAGGTATCGGCTTCTGCCTGCTCGTGCCCCTCCTGCCCGAGGGTACGACCACCAACCTCAACGCGCCCGCGATCTGGCTGATCGCCTACCTCGCCGTCGGCTGTTCCGCCCTGGCGTTTCTCCTCTACACGTTCGGCCTCACGGCGCTGAAACCAAGCCAAGCCGTAGCGGTCCTCAACCTCGTGCCCGTGTTCGGAGTCGTATGGGCGGTCGTGATCGCCGGAGAAGAGATCACCGTACTCAAGACAGTCGGCGCGATCACCGTCATCATCGGTGTCGCCATGAATGCACGAAGCTCCCCGACCCGTACGGGAAAGCAACGACCCCAGATCAGCACTCCTCCATCCCGAAAGGACTTCCAGCCATGA
- a CDS encoding DUF2000 domain-containing protein gives MSAEQHKTVIVVDRHLPTGLAVNAASIVAAMITTAFPALMGPPVKTADSELPGVVLAPLPVLAGDESLLGSAWSRADQANSGIDVFPFTRLAQGCKTYDEYISKMSSTSTHDLELAAIGLCGPKKAINSLTGDLPLYPAKEK, from the coding sequence ATGAGCGCCGAGCAACATAAAACCGTCATCGTCGTCGACCGTCATCTCCCCACGGGACTGGCAGTCAATGCCGCGTCGATCGTCGCGGCAATGATCACCACCGCGTTTCCCGCACTCATGGGGCCGCCGGTGAAAACTGCTGACTCTGAGCTGCCCGGGGTCGTCTTAGCCCCGCTACCGGTTCTGGCCGGCGATGAAAGCCTGCTCGGGTCCGCCTGGAGCCGCGCCGATCAGGCAAATTCCGGAATTGATGTCTTCCCCTTCACCCGACTGGCCCAGGGATGCAAGACCTACGACGAGTACATCTCCAAGATGAGCTCGACGAGCACGCACGACCTCGAACTCGCTGCGATCGGTCTCTGCGGCCCCAAGAAGGCGATCAATTCCCTGACCGGCGACCTGCCGCTTTATCCCGCGAAGGAGAAGTAA
- a CDS encoding AAA family ATPase — protein sequence MTSAPALVILRGNSASGKSTIARKVQHDLPRGRIAVIGQDPVRREVLWEENDNPVSTIALTEVMVLHCLSRGRTVIIEGIFKVARYGQMFQRLLTGHDGPALVYYLDVSLAETLRRHALKPIAGIVSDDEVASWYAERDTLGVPGEVLLPERMSEDALVTRILSDLAALGVSGGAMSPPDHAASHL from the coding sequence ATGACATCAGCGCCGGCCCTTGTGATCCTCCGTGGAAACTCGGCGTCGGGGAAGTCCACCATCGCCCGGAAGGTTCAACACGACCTTCCCCGAGGGCGTATCGCAGTGATCGGCCAAGACCCCGTACGTCGAGAAGTCCTCTGGGAAGAAAACGACAACCCCGTGTCGACTATCGCGCTGACCGAGGTCATGGTGCTTCACTGCCTCTCGCGGGGGCGCACAGTGATCATCGAAGGCATCTTCAAAGTGGCGCGCTACGGCCAGATGTTCCAGCGACTGCTCACCGGCCACGACGGGCCGGCTCTCGTGTACTACCTGGATGTGAGCCTCGCTGAGACGCTGCGCCGCCATGCACTCAAGCCCATCGCCGGGATCGTGAGTGACGACGAGGTCGCGTCCTGGTACGCCGAACGAGACACCCTCGGAGTCCCGGGTGAAGTGCTCCTCCCGGAACGCATGAGCGAGGATGCGCTCGTGACGAGGATTCTGAGTGACCTTGCGGCGCTCGGCGTCAGCGGAGGGGCTATGTCCCCTCCGGATCACGCGGCCAGCCACCTGTAG
- a CDS encoding uridine kinase family protein has protein sequence MTQADLVHLLFRAAGTPAERPRIVAVDGRGASGKSTLAKRLCQQVPRSAIIHTDDVAWYEPYFAWGHLLADHLLRPLHRGEDVSFRPPAWALHGRDGTIDISSDLDLVVVEGVGASQRELEDLIDVTVWVQSDFAAAEERGIARDIAEGVNGDTEQTIAFWHEWMAEELQFLRRQRPWERAGVVVAGTPPIALDDGELAVAPGARSLRMQGSRST, from the coding sequence ATGACTCAGGCCGACCTCGTTCACCTGTTGTTCCGGGCAGCGGGAACGCCGGCTGAGCGGCCGCGAATCGTGGCTGTAGACGGCCGCGGCGCGTCCGGCAAGTCAACGTTAGCTAAGCGGCTCTGCCAGCAGGTGCCCCGTTCAGCGATCATCCACACAGATGACGTCGCCTGGTACGAGCCCTACTTCGCGTGGGGCCATCTTCTGGCTGACCACCTCTTACGACCCTTGCACCGCGGGGAAGACGTCTCCTTCCGCCCACCTGCCTGGGCACTCCACGGACGGGACGGGACGATCGATATCTCCTCCGACCTGGATTTAGTTGTCGTCGAAGGTGTAGGAGCCAGCCAACGAGAGCTGGAAGACCTCATTGATGTCACGGTGTGGGTGCAGTCCGACTTCGCCGCAGCCGAGGAACGCGGCATCGCTCGCGACATCGCGGAGGGGGTCAACGGGGACACCGAGCAAACCATCGCTTTCTGGCACGAGTGGATGGCGGAGGAGTTGCAGTTCCTGCGGCGACAGCGACCGTGGGAACGAGCCGGCGTGGTCGTCGCAGGAACCCCACCCATCGCGCTCGACGACGGCGAACTCGCTGTCGCACCCGGTGCGCGATCCTTGAGGATGCAGGGTTCACGCAGCACCTGA
- a CDS encoding YdcF family protein: MSTTTRTGKRTARRRRRLRALGLGAGVLVLVWLVVCTVVVLHPDVTEDPQPADAVFVLGPADEARVAHARDLMDQGLAPTVVYATPQGDFGGGGEAATDEIGKPHCDQGKDYEVICFEPDPSTTQGEAMKMRELVAERGWDNIIVITMRPHVSRAQLIVDRCYSGEAQWSPIDYVDDYWRYPWMTFKAYVYQSAGFLKAWATPGCDNQLPGNPKSI, encoded by the coding sequence ATGAGCACGACCACTCGCACCGGCAAGCGGACCGCTCGCCGCCGTCGGCGCCTGAGGGCCCTCGGGCTCGGCGCCGGCGTCCTGGTGCTCGTCTGGCTGGTGGTGTGCACCGTCGTGGTGCTGCACCCGGACGTCACCGAGGACCCCCAGCCCGCAGATGCGGTCTTCGTGCTCGGGCCCGCCGACGAGGCCCGCGTGGCCCACGCCCGTGACCTGATGGACCAGGGGCTCGCCCCCACCGTCGTGTACGCGACCCCGCAGGGCGACTTCGGCGGCGGCGGCGAGGCGGCGACCGACGAGATCGGCAAGCCGCACTGCGATCAGGGCAAGGACTACGAGGTCATCTGCTTCGAGCCGGACCCCTCCACCACGCAGGGTGAGGCCATGAAGATGCGCGAGCTGGTGGCCGAGCGGGGCTGGGACAACATCATCGTGATCACCATGCGCCCCCACGTCTCCCGCGCCCAGCTGATCGTGGACCGGTGCTACAGCGGCGAGGCCCAGTGGTCGCCCATCGACTACGTCGACGACTACTGGCGCTACCCCTGGATGACGTTCAAGGCCTACGTCTACCAGTCCGCCGGCTTCCTCAAGGCCTGGGCCACCCCGGGCTGCGACAATCAGCTGCCCGGCAATCCCAAGTCGATCTGA
- a CDS encoding acyl-CoA thioesterase produces MSEHTSAAPEIAQDGPGVVVQIPMRWGDMDAYGHINNVEIVRMLEEARIEAFGVPVGTGNQARPARVQLFDALPEGTQALVVEHRVRYVRPLEYSNIPAPTRVRIVKAAGAALILGIEIADPRTGEWCIRAHTQLAFFDPQSQTVLRLQPAQRELLAPYAGDPLFS; encoded by the coding sequence ATGTCCGAACACACATCTGCTGCGCCCGAGATCGCCCAGGACGGCCCGGGCGTCGTCGTTCAGATCCCCATGCGCTGGGGCGACATGGATGCCTACGGCCACATCAACAACGTGGAGATCGTGCGCATGCTCGAAGAGGCGCGCATCGAGGCCTTCGGCGTGCCCGTGGGCACCGGGAACCAGGCGCGGCCGGCGCGGGTCCAGCTCTTCGACGCCCTCCCGGAGGGCACGCAGGCCCTCGTGGTGGAGCACCGCGTGCGCTACGTGCGTCCGCTCGAGTACAGCAACATCCCCGCCCCCACGCGCGTGCGCATCGTCAAGGCGGCCGGCGCAGCGCTGATCCTCGGCATCGAGATCGCTGACCCGCGCACGGGCGAATGGTGCATCCGCGCGCACACGCAGCTCGCGTTCTTCGACCCGCAGTCCCAGACGGTGCTGCGCCTGCAGCCGGCCCAGCGCGAGCTGCTGGCCCCGTACGCGGGAGATCCGCTGTTCAGCTGA
- a CDS encoding DUF2617 family protein: MTTTVESDDHSAAAPILGVDPSSLSLQHRVPRLPALAVRTEQLPQLVSASVELRLLGSGHQVVLRLDETEWIETLAQMPGRLPHLPTQTRVESPLPGSGPYEARCTLTEHSPRGLVKQRERFQHHRAAAQASLLLRGGDGAAAAVCLYLPDGDDELQWRTWRTQPATGRLVQTVSTVQLPPAIGRRLRAS, encoded by the coding sequence ATGACCACCACCGTCGAGTCCGACGACCACAGCGCAGCAGCCCCGATCCTGGGCGTCGATCCGTCGTCGCTGAGCCTGCAGCACCGCGTCCCGCGCCTTCCGGCGCTGGCCGTGCGCACCGAGCAGCTGCCGCAGCTCGTCTCTGCCTCGGTCGAGCTGCGCCTGCTGGGCAGCGGCCACCAGGTCGTGCTGCGCCTGGACGAGACCGAGTGGATCGAGACGCTCGCGCAGATGCCCGGAAGGCTCCCGCACCTGCCCACGCAGACCCGGGTCGAGTCCCCGCTGCCCGGAAGCGGGCCATACGAGGCACGCTGCACGCTGACCGAGCACTCCCCCCGAGGTCTGGTCAAGCAGCGCGAGCGCTTCCAGCACCACAGGGCGGCCGCCCAGGCCTCCCTGCTGCTGCGCGGCGGCGACGGCGCCGCGGCCGCCGTGTGCCTCTACCTCCCCGACGGCGACGACGAGCTGCAGTGGCGCACCTGGCGCACGCAGCCGGCGACCGGACGGCTCGTGCAGACCGTCAGCACCGTGCAGCTGCCCCCTGCGATCGGACGGCGGCTGCGCGCCAGCTGA